One Dioscorea cayenensis subsp. rotundata cultivar TDr96_F1 chromosome 19, TDr96_F1_v2_PseudoChromosome.rev07_lg8_w22 25.fasta, whole genome shotgun sequence genomic window, CCCAGGTACTAGGCAAAACAGAGTGAGAAAAGAAATACCTGACTGGTGAATATAGGGAGTCCCCAATCTCATTCCAGTAGAAGAGATAAAACTCAACGTTTAGCCCATCTGGACCTAGACTCTTACCAGTCGGAAGCGATTGGAGTGCATCAAATACTTCTTGCTTGGTAATATCTCTTATTAAGTCTTCACCATCCTTGCTGGACACTTGAGGAATTTCATTAGGAAGCATATTAATAATATCTTGAGTGGACCAACCATTCTGACCATTCCACAGCTCTGAAAAAAAGATATTGAAAGTCTGAGTAATACTCGGATGATCAGTATATAGAGTACCATCAGAATCCATGATATTAGTGATCAAATTATAATGATTGTGAAAGCGAACAGAGTTGAAGAAAAAGGAGGAGTTGTTATCACCATTCTGAACCCACAAGAGCCTAGCACGTTGAGCCCACTTAGTGCTATTTTGTCTATGAAGAGCTGATAGATTATTATACATAATGGAGAGGGACTGAGGGGAGAAATCGTTACCATCACCCAAACCATCCTTAGCTTCAGCTTCTAGAATCCAGGCCTCCAGATTTGCTATGCTAGAGTCAATAGATTGTAACCCTTTGTTCTTCCATTCCAAAAGCCTGTGCCTAGTACGGGATATAAGGTGAGAAAAAGCTTGCAAAGGGTTAGAGTGAGGGGAGAAATTCCAAGCTTCCCTAATCACTTCATGGCAACCTACAAATTCAAGCCAGTAATTCTCAAACCGAAAGAGTTTCTTTTTACTAGTATCACGAGGAGTAACAGAAAAAAACAAGGGAGAATGATCAGATAGAAATCTCAGAAGTTGAGTAACTAGACAAGCATCAAAGTAATTAGACCAAACCGAATTTACAAGGCAACGATAAAGTCAGGCCCATCTTCTTGCCAAGTCCTGCTGGTTATTAGACCATGTATAACTAGATCCTATAAAATTCACATCTAACAAATTATTAGTGGCAATAAAATCAGAGAAAACAGATGCTTTAGTTCTATAGTAATGATGGGCGCCACCACGATGTTCATCCTGAGAAATAACCGTATTAAAATCACCCATGATAATCCACGGTAAATTTAAAGAATTCATGCCAGAAAGTTCATACCAGAGAAGACGTTGGTCTTGGATTGAGTTAGAATTGTAAACAATGGAGATGATCCAGTCCTTGGATTGGACAGGGGTAACAACTAGATGAAGAGCATATCTAGATCTTACTAGATGGGTGACAAACCCAATCTTACAGTTgcaaatgatgatgatgccaCCTGAATATCCCTCTGCTAAAATCGCTGCCCATTTCCATTGAGACCTTAATTTAGAACAAAACCTCTAGAGTCTGTCATCATTGGCCCTGGTTTCCACCAAACAAATCATGATTGGCTTGTACATTTTCATAAGATAAAATACTCTGGAGGTGGTATCCCGACTGGAAACACCTCGGCAGTTCCAACTAATTATCTTAGTGATTTCTGTAAACATATTAAACCAAGTTATGatcagagaaataaagaagatcaAGTAGAAAAACACCATATGACAAGAGAAATTAATCAGATAGAAAACTAAAAGAAGAAAGCTCAAGGCACTTCCCCTTCTGCGACTACTCTTCCCTTCTTATGGGATGGCATCAGAGACTGAACAATCTTTCTAGATAGGACTTCTTTTCGGTGTTTACTCTGGTACTGGACCAACATCATTGTGTCTTCCGATTCCATCAGTTCCATTGTTTCCTCTTCTTCTGACGCTGCACCATCACCATCCTCAGAGTCGCTCATTACCTGATCAGACTCACTGGAACTGTGAGAAGAGTACTGCAGCGCGGAAGAAACTCTTTCAACAACCATTCTGTAAGCCTCCTAGATGTCTTTTTTCCTCGATCCTTCTCCCAGGTTCTCAGAGGTTCTGAGTATTGGCGGAGAACCCGGAGGGTTCGGAGATGTAGGAATGATTACCTCTTTACCCTCGGATGAGGCAAAAGTTGCAGGCAAAAGTCCCAAGAGGCTCTAGACCCTTGGGACTTGGCAAACGAACTAGCTCTAAGCTTTCCTTAGGAGCCGTTACAGGACAGACATCAGGGGTCGTGCCTATCTCTAGCTCAGGGACCAAAGTGGACGCAATGTCAGAGTATGTTCCTTGGGACAGAGGGAAAGACTCCTTCTCAGGAAAAGGGGTCGTTTCAGCATTAATTCCTCTAGTGACCTAAGCTCTAGACACGACCAACCCGCCGTTGCCTCTCAACGAGCTACCGACACGCATCACACATGCAGCAGTAGGCTTGGGTTTTGAGACGTTGGACAGAGGGGAGCCGAGGTCACGTGAGTTCGCATGCGCCGCACGTGATCCCGGACCCCCGAGACCATCGGCGCCACCGCACCTCCACCGCATCCTCGTCTCCGAGAAACCAACATCCAAGGCCCATTGTCTGATTTTGAGAACTCCTCCAACGTCTCATTGCTATCCGGGGTGTTCGCTGACCTAGGATCCAACTCTGCCTCCATGCCCTCACTCATGAAGTTAGACTCCTTCCTAATCTCCTTCTATTGCTGGCCATTCAGGTCGTTGCGATGGGGTGGAGAGGGGTGTCCCGAACCTTCAGAGCTCTGGCGGTTGTAGTTGTTAGAACCATGGCCAACATGCCCGCATTTATAGCAAAAGGTCGGCAGTCGCTCGTAAAGCGCCACGACGAAGATGCGGTGTTCATTATCTCTAATCCAGAATCCTTGCTTCAAAGGCTTTGCAAGGTCAATTTCAATGTATATTCTAGCAAACTTGGACCTGGACAAAGAATAAGTAACATCGTCAATCTTAAGCAAACGACCAAAGATAGCAGCTATAGTTTCAAGTGACTCCCCATCCCAGAACTCGACGGGGAGGTTATGCAGTTAAACCCATATAGCCACCGTAGAGAGTTTTGTGAATGCCGGTTCAAAGAATGGTGGCCAAGGAGCCAGCTGCAGAACGATGCTATTGACCGCCCACGGACCCTCAAACATCAGTCTATTCATCGCTTCTTGATTATCACACCAAATCAACAGGTATTCATTCGGCAAATCGGAGATGTGGAAAGTACCAATCTTCGCCCACTTTTCACTCAggatctcctttacttgctcGAACGGAGGTGACTTCCCGAAGAACTTCCCATAAAGCGCTGTCTGGAACCTCATCCTTGCCCTAGATAAGGTATCATGATCCACCCGGATGAACTCCGTTGTATTGGCTTTTAGCTTGCTGAGAACAGGGTCTTCCACTAATGGAGACGAGGGTTTTCGTTGGGCCGCAGCCGCAACGTTCGCCCAGGTCTTACTTAGCATGGACGGAGGAGGAGGTTGACCCCCGCTCGCCATCGCAAGGGGGGCTCTTCTTGATCCTATGTTGGACCTACAACGTTGGCAGCAACGCAACGTGAGAGAGAAGATAGGTCTTATTGGTCATGAATTGCAAAGAGTGGAACATATACTGCAACTGGAATCACAAGGAAGTTTGTGCTCAAACATATTTGATCATATACAAGTCACAGTTTCTATCAAGATTTCAGATTAGGTATAGGTATAGGTTAACTGGCGGAGGTTAAACGTAAATTGGTTCTTTGACATGGCTTGATAAGCCTTGGTTAATTTCTATATACATATGGTTCTAGACTGATTCcatttgtttttcatgctcataattataaaattttaacaaaaagtTGTAGATGCTATTCAACGGGCCTAATTCCTATTATTGGATgtgtatttcaaaaatttatctaataatCTGTTTTTTGCGTTTAAAGATATTATTATACCAGTGGTATTATATGTTAtcagtggtttttttttaataaaaatttcttaaatttctaaattcaaATTTGCATGTAGCTCCTTGGGTCTTTAtggatggttttttttaaaggatGCACGATGgttatatttgatgatttagTTAAGGACATCATGAGGTctttataaatgattttttttttttcattttggagattcttttgatttatatttgcaTAACTTCGAATGAGTTTTACAATGATGTGAAGAAACTAATTTAATGCTGAAGTGAGAGAAATGTCAGTTTTTAGTATAAGAAAAGTTAGTTTTGGGGCATAAAATTCCTCAAGATGGAATTGAGGTGGACAAAGCTAAAATTGAAAGTAGTGAGAAGTTGCCACCACTTTCCTCTATAAATGCTATTCGTAGTTTTTTTGGGCATGTAGGTTTTTATTGAAGATTCATTaaggatttttcaaatatttcaaaacatattaACTAAACTTCTTGAGAAAGATGCACCATTTGAGTTCAGTCAAGAATGTGCAAGCTAATAGGATATCGGAAAAAGTTCTTGAAACAAGTTTTTATTGCCCAACAATCTTGCAAGATGctaaggggtcgtttggttcgcAGTAATGATA contains:
- the LOC120283996 gene encoding uncharacterized protein LOC120283996 — protein: MASGGQPPPPSMLSKTWANVAAAAQRKPSSPLVEDPVLSKLKANTTEFIRVDHDTLSRARMRFQTALYGKFFGKSPPFEQVKEILSEKWAKIGTFHISDLPNEYLLIWCDNQEAMNRLMFEGPWAVNSIVLQLAPWPPFFEPAFTKLSTVAIWIDDVTYSLSRSKFARIYIEIDLAKPLKQGFWIRDNEHRIFVVALYERLPTFCYKCGHVGHGSNNYNRQSSEGSGHPSPPHRNDLNGQQ